A stretch of DNA from Bacillus marinisedimentorum:
AGGCTTCGAGGCTCCTTTAACGTTTTGGAAATAGAGATTTTCCCTGGCAAATCCCGTGTTCACGATATGATCGGATTGGATATCCAGCAGTGATTGGATATCGGCGATCACCTCATCAGTGGCGGTGGCGGTAAGGGCCATCAGGACAGGCAGTTCAGGCAGTTTTTTTAAATTAGGAATGATAGAGCGGTAGCTTGGCCGGAAGTCATGTCCCCATTGTGAAATGCAGTGGGCTTCATCGAAGGCGATCAAAGAAAGGGGGAGATTACTGATTGCATGGATGAAATCCCGTGATTCAAACCGTTCCGGTGCGACATATACAAACTTAAAGAGACCTGCCTGCAACTCTTGAAGCCGTTCTTGCTGTTCTGTGAAATTCAACGAACTATTGATGAACGTTGCATCCACGCCGGCGGCCGTCAAAGCGTCCACCTGGTCCTTCATCAAAGAGATAAGCGGTGAAATGATGACAGCGGTTCCTTCCTTGACGAGGCCGGGAATCTGGTAGCACAGCGATTTTCCGCCCCCTGTCGGCATGACAGCCAGTGTATTTTCATGACTGAGCGCATGCCCTACGGCCTTTTCCTGACCCGGGCGGAATGATGTATATCCGAAGTATTGTTCAAGCACTTGTTTTGCTTTCGTAAGCATATTTCCCATCCTTTTGCTTCATTTGCTTCCTTTATCGTAACAAATTCGGGCAGGGAAGGGGCGGGAAAAGAAAAATTCCCCCCCATTCTTGTGAAGATGCACATACTGGGGAATCAGGAAGGCGCATTCCGTTTATCTTCACACACCATCAGTACATTCCCATCAGGGTCCCTGAATGTGCAAAAAGATATGTCGTCATGAATCTCAATTTCACCTGCAACTTCAATTCCTTCTTCAACAATAAAGGCATAAGAAGACTGGAGGTCATCTGTGTCAAAAAACAGCAGCGGCAGGTTGTCTGTGGAAGGAGCAGCCCGATGATGGCTGTCGAGGATGATTTGGCTTCCGCCCTGCACCGGCGAATCATAAATGTTGCCTTCATGTGCGGCCTCACGGATAGGCAGGCCGAGGAGCCTGCTGTAAAAGGCGATGGCGCGTTCCATCCCGGATACATGAATGAAAACGGCCCCGGCCTGGTTTTTAATTGGACTTTTCATCACGATTTCCCCCTTCTTGGCTTTTGTTTCAGATTAACATAATGTGGAATGCGAATGGCTGATATTCTGCAATTCAGCGGATGTTTTCACCCAAGAAAAACGTTCACTCACACAGTTCTCGTGTGAGTGAACGTTTCCATTTCTCCGGGCCGGTGAACGGGAAGGCCGTCCGGGTCAAGTTCATTCCACAGAAAAAAACCGGCAATCATGCCGGTTTTTTGCGTATGCGGTAACAGCTCCAGGGACCCAACCA
This window harbors:
- a CDS encoding VOC family protein, coding for MKSPIKNQAGAVFIHVSGMERAIAFYSRLLGLPIREAAHEGNIYDSPVQGGSQIILDSHHRAAPSTDNLPLLFFDTDDLQSSYAFIVEEGIEVAGEIEIHDDISFCTFRDPDGNVLMVCEDKRNAPS